The uncultured Desulfobulbus sp. genome window below encodes:
- a CDS encoding D-alanyl-D-alanine carboxypeptidase family protein — protein sequence MSLQPPITEAHIIMLRSLSCCFLVLIALIPDWALGKTLKTISQDPYISALVLDADTGKVLYEENADTRVYPASMLKLMDLYVILERMQKGILRPQEMVQVTTESYKTGGSQVYLDPREEFSVEDLTYALMIQSANDAAVALATHIAGSKERFADLMNQKAKELGMISTTFHSVHGLPPSDGQEPDVTTARDMGKLCLALVRNPETFKYTGTRIRGFRNDTFTMVNHNKLLTKYTGCDGLKTGYYHAAGFSIGATAQKNGVRIIALVMGSQNRKVRDQKAMELLSRGFALVPPKPSTTVGAAIAPPPSASSAATAQPTFATVPAAVTQAPAAVSEPAEEVFPEEEESGESSNWRIFFIGFGAGCLFVLAFFMIVGFMTRRRPTRLKPKYNIRN from the coding sequence TTGTCCTTACAACCACCTATAACCGAGGCGCATATCATCATGCTACGTTCTCTTTCCTGCTGTTTCCTTGTTCTCATTGCACTCATTCCTGACTGGGCCTTAGGGAAAACGCTTAAAACCATCTCTCAGGATCCTTACATCTCCGCGCTTGTCTTAGATGCAGATACCGGTAAGGTCCTCTATGAAGAGAACGCAGATACTCGGGTGTACCCTGCCAGTATGCTCAAACTCATGGATCTTTATGTTATTCTTGAGCGGATGCAGAAGGGGATACTGCGGCCCCAGGAGATGGTGCAGGTGACCACCGAGAGTTATAAAACCGGCGGATCCCAGGTGTACCTTGATCCACGGGAAGAGTTCTCTGTCGAAGACTTGACCTATGCGCTGATGATTCAATCGGCTAATGACGCAGCTGTTGCATTGGCGACCCATATCGCCGGGTCTAAGGAGCGATTTGCCGATTTGATGAACCAAAAAGCCAAGGAATTAGGGATGATAAGCACCACCTTTCATTCTGTTCATGGTTTACCGCCCAGCGATGGACAGGAACCGGATGTGACCACTGCCAGGGATATGGGCAAGTTATGTCTGGCGCTGGTGCGCAACCCGGAAACCTTCAAATATACCGGGACTCGAATTCGTGGCTTTCGCAACGATACGTTCACCATGGTCAATCATAATAAACTGTTGACCAAGTATACGGGTTGTGATGGGTTGAAAACCGGCTATTACCATGCCGCCGGCTTTTCCATCGGTGCCACTGCTCAAAAAAATGGGGTACGGATTATTGCCCTGGTTATGGGAAGTCAAAATAGAAAAGTACGTGATCAGAAAGCGATGGAACTCCTTTCCAGAGGCTTTGCTCTGGTCCCCCCAAAACCTAGTACTACTGTGGGGGCGGCGATTGCACCTCCGCCGTCTGCCTCTTCAGCCGCTACGGCTCAACCAACCTTTGCAACTGTTCCCGCCGCAGTTACCCAAGCCCCTGCAGCGGTCTCAGAACCAGCGGAAGAGGTGTTTCCAGAAGAGGAGGAAAGTGGAGAATCCAGCAACTGGCGAATATTTTTTATCGGCTTTGGAGCCGGGTGCCTCTTTGTCCTGGCCTTTTTTATGATTGTGGGCTTCATGACCAGGCGTCGACCGACAAGACTCAAACCCAAATACAATATTCGCAATTAG
- a CDS encoding flavodoxin family protein, translating into MNILLLNGSPRQGGNTDLLLEHISGGIKQAGYRAEHIHLAQCIITPCIGCGHCEKQGTCIFDDDMVPLYQKIDQADRIVIGSPIYFYGVTAQTKIFIDRCQALWSRKYLLGEIKPNRGHRKGYFVSVAATDGGKIFEGAKLTVRYGFDAMEFNYNGELLVKGVDAKGDILKRAYYLKQAQQLGIEICQK; encoded by the coding sequence ATGAACATTCTTTTACTTAACGGAAGTCCTCGTCAGGGCGGAAATACCGATCTGTTGCTGGAGCACATCTCAGGCGGGATTAAGCAGGCGGGGTACCGGGCCGAACATATTCATCTCGCCCAGTGTATAATCACTCCCTGCATTGGTTGTGGGCACTGTGAAAAACAGGGTACCTGTATTTTTGATGACGATATGGTCCCCTTGTATCAAAAAATTGACCAAGCAGATCGCATTGTTATAGGCTCTCCTATCTATTTTTACGGGGTAACCGCCCAAACCAAGATCTTTATCGACAGGTGCCAGGCGCTTTGGAGTAGAAAATACTTGCTGGGAGAGATTAAACCGAACCGTGGACACCGAAAAGGCTATTTCGTCAGTGTCGCGGCCACCGATGGCGGAAAAATTTTTGAAGGGGCCAAACTCACAGTCCGCTATGGATTTGATGCCATGGAGTTCAACTATAACGGTGAGCTGCTGGTCAAAGGGGTGGATGCAAAAGGCGATATTCTCAAACGCGCCTATTACCTCAAACAGGCACAGCAACTCGGTATAGAGATCTGTCAAAAATAA
- a CDS encoding TrkA family potassium uptake protein, which yields MPQQILIIGLGQFGMALARTLSEKGAEVLAVDRRKALIEEASAFVTQVVLTDATDEGELARLEPARRDVCICAIGDDSKEASIICTALLRQMGAPWVIGRANNTMHRRILLLVGAHLVVNPEEEFGQRFANRLINRHIIADMPLGEDLHITELTIHPSMVGKSLIELALPKRFGVMVVAIRRGSPSKVFQPNPQEPLHADDRLIVVSNEEAITKLTQGV from the coding sequence ATGCCCCAACAAATATTAATCATTGGCCTTGGCCAGTTTGGAATGGCACTCGCCCGTACGTTAAGTGAAAAAGGGGCAGAGGTCCTTGCCGTTGATCGCCGCAAAGCCCTCATCGAAGAGGCTTCTGCCTTTGTGACCCAGGTTGTTTTGACCGATGCCACCGACGAGGGTGAGCTGGCTCGGCTAGAACCGGCTCGCAGGGATGTCTGTATCTGTGCCATTGGCGATGACTCCAAGGAGGCCTCCATCATCTGCACCGCACTCTTACGCCAGATGGGTGCGCCGTGGGTGATTGGACGGGCCAACAATACCATGCATCGGCGGATACTTCTCCTTGTTGGCGCCCATCTAGTCGTCAACCCGGAGGAAGAATTTGGCCAACGCTTTGCCAATCGACTCATTAATCGTCACATCATCGCTGATATGCCCTTGGGGGAAGATCTCCATATTACGGAGCTGACTATCCACCCAAGCATGGTGGGAAAATCACTCATTGAGCTGGCGCTTCCCAAGCGTTTCGGCGTCATGGTTGTAGCTATTCGACGCGGCAGTCCGAGCAAGGTGTTCCAACCCAACCCTCAAGAACCGCTGCACGCAGACGACCGACTGATTGTTGTCTCCAATGAAGAGGCCATAACCAAACTTACCCAAGGGGTGTAA
- a CDS encoding potassium transporter TrkG: MNLTRSTLSRQYLWFVLAPAPLLLGFSSSGEWQSWTTMGLSLLSALLLTLQGICGERYPRVSRLLGSTALCCFGAAAWKHLNATPLNGLFGGIALIGAGAYVFSFPYAVAQKKAQNNAQSLHSAKTSLYGLCVVAGLSYLCNPLHHLPGELLVGFSGLVAQIPLLLLLLAYKKSHQKRWPLLLPLLSLFLLASSIVFSLTGFAALFCSTFSLMFLPRIADVQGKHRERWWDPFLGHPARVLISTFFALCVFGTFLLQLRWAATGEPLAPLDAAFTAVSAVCVTGLTVVDTQLDFTGFGQGCLLLLIQLGGLGIMTITTVALHALGKRLSLRQERILTSLTETSHQELLHSLVTILKFTCLVELLGALFLTIGFFLHGSPLTTALWQGLFTSVSAFCNAGFALNSYNLVDYQHSPLILHTVALLIISGGLAPSTCLLLPRWIQGRRIGLAASLTLVTTLVLLLVGFCAFLFIEWDHVLAGLSFSDKLTNSWFQSVTLRTAGFNSVDLSTVLNPTLLIMLLSMFVGGSPGGTAGGIKTTTMGILVLTFWATITGKDKVVACNRTIPQDVINRTITVFFAGGFVWLFVVLALTLTQEIPAAQLIFEATSALGTAGLSLGATSQLDGIGKIIIMFTMFIGRIGPMTLFTLLSSEHQSNQSQYPDAHIPLS; the protein is encoded by the coding sequence ATGAATCTGACTCGTTCAACGCTTTCCCGGCAATACCTCTGGTTTGTTCTTGCTCCTGCGCCTCTCCTGCTTGGATTTTCTTCCTCTGGAGAATGGCAATCCTGGACAACCATGGGCCTGAGCCTGCTCAGCGCATTGCTACTGACGCTTCAGGGAATTTGTGGGGAAAGGTATCCACGAGTTTCACGTCTACTGGGCAGCACAGCACTCTGCTGCTTTGGAGCGGCCGCCTGGAAGCATCTCAATGCCACGCCCTTAAACGGACTGTTTGGTGGGATTGCACTCATTGGAGCTGGCGCCTATGTCTTTTCTTTTCCCTACGCAGTTGCGCAAAAAAAAGCACAGAACAATGCACAGTCGCTGCATTCCGCAAAAACGAGTCTCTACGGCCTCTGTGTGGTCGCCGGTCTCTCCTACCTTTGTAACCCGCTGCATCACCTTCCAGGAGAGCTCCTGGTCGGCTTTTCAGGACTGGTCGCCCAGATTCCACTTTTGCTTTTACTTCTGGCGTACAAAAAGTCGCATCAAAAACGCTGGCCTCTTCTGCTTCCCCTGCTGAGTCTTTTTTTGCTCGCCAGCTCGATTGTTTTTTCACTCACCGGTTTTGCAGCCCTCTTTTGCAGCACATTCAGCCTCATGTTCCTGCCTCGAATTGCAGATGTTCAGGGCAAACATCGGGAACGATGGTGGGATCCCTTTCTTGGTCATCCCGCCCGGGTTTTAATCAGCACTTTTTTTGCGCTCTGTGTCTTTGGCACCTTCCTTCTGCAACTCCGCTGGGCAGCCACTGGTGAGCCACTTGCACCTCTTGACGCGGCCTTTACTGCGGTGAGTGCAGTCTGTGTTACCGGCCTGACGGTGGTTGACACCCAGCTGGATTTCACCGGTTTCGGTCAGGGGTGCCTGCTGCTTCTGATTCAGTTGGGAGGCCTGGGAATTATGACCATTACCACTGTTGCCCTGCATGCACTGGGCAAACGTTTAAGCCTGCGCCAGGAACGTATTCTTACCTCTCTGACCGAGACCAGCCACCAGGAGTTACTCCACTCTCTGGTCACCATTCTCAAGTTTACTTGCCTGGTGGAACTCCTCGGAGCTCTATTCCTCACCATCGGTTTTTTTCTTCATGGAAGTCCCCTCACCACCGCCCTCTGGCAGGGACTGTTCACCTCGGTATCCGCCTTCTGCAATGCTGGCTTTGCCCTCAACAGCTACAATCTGGTTGACTACCAGCACTCACCTCTGATTCTTCACACCGTGGCTCTGCTCATTATTTCAGGGGGGCTGGCACCATCGACCTGTCTGCTTCTCCCCCGGTGGATCCAAGGAAGACGTATTGGCCTGGCGGCCAGTCTTACCCTCGTCACCACCCTGGTCCTGCTGCTCGTCGGTTTTTGTGCTTTTCTCTTTATTGAATGGGATCATGTTCTTGCTGGCCTGAGTTTTTCTGATAAACTCACCAATAGCTGGTTTCAATCCGTCACTCTACGCACAGCCGGGTTTAATTCTGTGGATTTGAGTACAGTCCTGAATCCGACCTTACTCATCATGCTCCTCTCCATGTTTGTTGGAGGAAGCCCCGGCGGTACAGCGGGTGGTATCAAAACCACGACAATGGGCATTCTCGTACTGACCTTCTGGGCAACGATCACCGGAAAGGACAAGGTCGTCGCCTGTAATCGAACAATCCCCCAGGATGTGATCAATCGAACGATCACCGTCTTCTTTGCAGGCGGCTTTGTCTGGCTCTTTGTTGTCCTGGCGCTGACCCTGACGCAGGAGATTCCAGCGGCTCAGCTCATTTTTGAGGCCACGTCAGCCCTCGGCACAGCCGGGCTGTCTCTAGGCGCGACATCACAACTTGATGGTATTGGAAAAATCATTATCATGTTCACCATGTTCATTGGCAGGATTGGACCGATGACCTTATTTACCCTCTTAAGCAGTGAGCATCAGTCAAATCAATCCCAGTACCCTGATGCCCACATCCCTCTTTCTTAG
- a CDS encoding glycosyl hydrolase, with amino-acid sequence MDKRSLKRLLVLLIVHLFLLGAGCNRQEKDTQASPLKTESETGQQTLVLPTHGAYTGAFVDFGPGESQVTFDALKDFEELSGKALAVVAFGNFWGDQNFPEKSVHIIRSYGAVPLLYWSPWDKPYVERRGPDRFNLLNILSGQCDSYIDAWAKAARAYGQPLLVTWGLEMNGTWFPWSGTFYGGETIVDYQGTTPLYAGPETFKKAYRYVIDRVRAQGANNILWGFHANNYSSPIASWNSMAQYYPGDDYVDWLGLSVYGKMVRTEGWADFIDMLHRPYLEISQLHPQKPIFLAEWGVGEFPPGDKAEFIAKAFTHIPQKYPRIRLAVYWHERWENPDGGYSNLRIHSSLQSLKAYRRGVADSYWLARPQFYEQSGQ; translated from the coding sequence ATGGATAAGAGGTCACTTAAACGGCTCCTGGTGCTGCTCATTGTTCATCTCTTTCTGCTAGGAGCAGGATGCAACCGGCAGGAAAAGGATACACAAGCAAGCCCCCTGAAGACAGAGTCGGAAACCGGGCAACAGACTCTGGTGCTACCAACCCATGGTGCCTATACAGGCGCCTTTGTCGATTTCGGTCCTGGTGAATCTCAAGTCACCTTTGATGCCCTCAAGGATTTTGAAGAACTCAGCGGCAAAGCCCTTGCCGTGGTCGCCTTTGGTAACTTCTGGGGAGACCAGAACTTCCCAGAAAAATCTGTGCATATCATCCGGTCTTACGGTGCAGTCCCCCTGCTCTACTGGTCCCCCTGGGATAAACCCTATGTGGAACGCAGGGGGCCGGATCGTTTTAACCTCCTCAATATTCTCAGCGGACAATGTGACAGCTACATCGATGCTTGGGCAAAAGCAGCCCGGGCCTACGGACAACCACTACTGGTTACCTGGGGCCTTGAGATGAACGGAACCTGGTTTCCCTGGTCCGGTACCTTTTACGGTGGCGAGACAATTGTAGACTACCAGGGGACCACACCGCTCTATGCCGGCCCCGAAACCTTTAAAAAGGCCTATCGCTATGTGATTGATCGGGTACGGGCCCAGGGAGCGAACAATATACTCTGGGGATTTCATGCCAACAATTATTCATCCCCCATTGCCTCCTGGAATTCCATGGCCCAATACTACCCAGGTGATGATTATGTTGACTGGCTGGGACTAAGTGTCTACGGAAAAATGGTTCGGACCGAAGGGTGGGCTGATTTTATCGACATGCTCCATCGACCCTACCTGGAAATAAGCCAACTGCATCCGCAAAAGCCTATCTTCCTCGCTGAGTGGGGCGTGGGCGAATTTCCTCCGGGAGATAAAGCAGAATTTATCGCCAAGGCCTTTACCCATATTCCCCAAAAATATCCCAGAATACGTCTGGCCGTCTACTGGCATGAACGCTGGGAAAATCCCGACGGTGGCTACAGCAACCTGCGCATTCATTCCTCGTTGCAATCGCTCAAGGCCTATCGCCGGGGAGTTGCGGATTCCTATTGGCTTGCAAGACCCCAATTTTACGAACAGTCTGGACAGTAA
- a CDS encoding glycosyltransferase, producing MHTQSSQAPRPQAKGNTPASTEYFVFCDHQGRRWPRLKKIAFFTTLFLFIGVVLFVQTLVIPSQLTPPSAQEQLQAQFRALDEAPTGVPATKQLWLDFAKPSSKGQDNLQPVPNKISDTEIHLGFYEDWDPNSYHSLAKYGDQLTHLAPDWIRLKNLAATVQLTANKQVLAAVRQHHLGLLPLFRNLGKNDSWEPESIEWIIRSPQDRQQALARQLVVALHSIQAQGVLLDWQQIDPSYRKEMSDFLTLLAKMLHRDQLQLWLSLPIGRELKVFDLEYLAAHIDRFVAQLHDEHGEHDQPGPIASHAFYKGWLTTLVTNYGSPKQWIISQGAYGYDWTGQGCEQISFQDAMSRATHSAQSGTDLSASLPQPHYRYNDGLREHTVWFLDAVNFLNQLELARSYNVGGVAINRLGNEDPGLWQVLALPPETLGQSPDFSALQRLSPNSGIGHIGAGNLLRLLDTAQPGFRPIEFDAAAEPGTRYQAKYMDFPKALTLLHQGNGTGEQVSLSFDDGPDEQWTPQILDILKRYQLKATFFMVGANMENHPDIVRRVVEEGHLIGVHTYNHPNIALISTERAHLELNATQRLIQSLTGHRTLLFRPPYNADSNPHTSEHLVPIRLAQSMGYLTISEDIDTQDWDRPGVAAMVARVKEGRQQGGSVVLLHDAGGDRSQSVAALTPIINYLQARGDSIVPLTELLGVPQSELMPKVAVHEQSWTQKISASGFMTIHGITNFFWAFMLVTTLLLLAKTGVISWLALRSRNTSPCAANTELFTPGVSLLLAAYNEEKVIVATLKSLLSTDYGGEIEIIVVDDGSTDTTAALVDNLAQKDPRIRLLRQTNTGKAKALQRGLRKANHALVVTLDADTQFEPSTIAQLISPLRTPEVAAVSGRARVGNPRTLFARFQALEYSCGFNLERRAYHQLNCITVVPGAISALRLSAVHQVGGISNDTLAEDTDLTLSLHRAGFRICYAPKAIAWTEAPETLTSLSKQRFRWSFGTLQCLWKHRELLFNRSYPALGWFSLPLTWFFSLFLVSVGTLIDLILIACLIIDPTNSALYNYFLLFLLTDGLLAALALWIEDEPCKELWLVLPMRFLYRPVLNFVVLKAIIHACKGAWVGWGKLERTATVQGQPVNG from the coding sequence ATGCACACGCAATCATCGCAGGCCCCACGTCCTCAAGCAAAGGGCAATACGCCTGCTTCGACAGAATATTTTGTTTTTTGTGACCATCAGGGGAGGCGTTGGCCTCGCCTGAAAAAAATCGCTTTTTTTACAACGCTGTTTCTCTTTATCGGAGTTGTTCTTTTCGTCCAGACCCTCGTCATCCCCTCACAACTAACGCCCCCCTCTGCGCAGGAACAATTGCAGGCCCAGTTTAGGGCTCTTGACGAAGCACCAACAGGTGTACCGGCAACCAAACAGTTATGGTTGGACTTTGCCAAACCATCTTCCAAAGGACAGGACAATTTACAACCTGTACCAAACAAAATAAGTGACACAGAAATTCATCTCGGCTTCTATGAAGACTGGGATCCCAACAGTTACCATTCTCTTGCGAAGTATGGTGATCAATTAACCCATCTTGCTCCTGACTGGATTCGCCTGAAAAATCTTGCCGCCACCGTTCAACTCACCGCCAACAAGCAGGTGCTGGCAGCAGTTCGCCAGCATCACCTGGGCCTGCTCCCCCTGTTTCGTAACCTTGGGAAAAATGATTCCTGGGAACCAGAATCCATTGAATGGATTATCCGCAGTCCTCAAGACAGGCAACAAGCCCTTGCCCGTCAGTTGGTCGTTGCCCTTCACTCCATTCAGGCACAAGGTGTCTTACTCGACTGGCAGCAGATTGACCCCAGCTATCGCAAGGAGATGAGTGATTTTCTCACTCTGCTTGCAAAAATGCTGCATCGCGACCAGCTGCAACTCTGGCTCTCCCTCCCTATTGGGCGTGAACTTAAAGTCTTTGACCTTGAGTATCTGGCCGCGCATATCGATCGTTTTGTCGCCCAACTCCATGACGAACATGGCGAACATGACCAGCCTGGCCCCATCGCCTCCCATGCATTTTATAAAGGCTGGCTCACGACACTGGTGACTAATTACGGCAGCCCCAAGCAATGGATCATCTCTCAGGGGGCCTACGGATACGATTGGACCGGCCAAGGCTGTGAGCAGATCAGTTTTCAAGACGCCATGAGCCGTGCCACCCACTCGGCCCAATCTGGCACAGATTTATCCGCTTCTCTGCCCCAACCCCACTATCGCTATAATGATGGACTAAGAGAACATACAGTCTGGTTTCTTGATGCGGTGAATTTTCTCAATCAGCTTGAACTCGCTCGAAGCTACAATGTGGGCGGGGTTGCCATTAACCGTTTAGGTAATGAAGATCCCGGACTTTGGCAGGTATTGGCTCTTCCCCCGGAAACACTTGGACAATCACCTGATTTTAGCGCATTGCAGCGGCTCAGCCCAAACAGTGGAATCGGTCATATTGGAGCTGGCAATCTTCTGCGCCTTCTTGACACAGCCCAGCCTGGTTTTCGGCCCATTGAGTTTGACGCCGCAGCAGAACCAGGAACCCGGTACCAGGCCAAATATATGGATTTCCCCAAGGCACTGACCCTGCTCCACCAGGGCAATGGAACAGGAGAACAGGTCAGTCTGAGCTTCGACGATGGTCCGGATGAGCAATGGACTCCGCAAATCCTCGATATTCTTAAGCGTTACCAGCTCAAGGCGACCTTTTTCATGGTGGGTGCCAACATGGAGAATCATCCGGATATCGTCCGGCGAGTTGTTGAAGAAGGGCACCTCATCGGGGTCCATACCTATAATCATCCTAACATCGCCCTGATCTCGACTGAGCGTGCTCATCTAGAACTCAATGCCACGCAACGCTTGATCCAATCGTTGACCGGCCACCGGACGCTGCTTTTTCGTCCGCCCTACAACGCCGACAGTAATCCTCACACCAGCGAACATCTGGTCCCCATCAGGTTGGCCCAGTCCATGGGCTACCTGACCATCAGTGAAGATATTGATACCCAGGATTGGGACAGGCCTGGAGTTGCGGCAATGGTTGCCAGGGTTAAAGAGGGGCGGCAACAGGGGGGCAGCGTCGTTCTTCTTCACGATGCCGGAGGGGATCGTAGCCAGAGTGTGGCAGCACTCACACCTATCATCAATTATCTCCAGGCCCGCGGTGACTCAATTGTTCCGCTCACTGAGTTGCTTGGTGTCCCGCAATCCGAACTCATGCCCAAGGTTGCTGTCCATGAACAGTCCTGGACCCAGAAAATCAGCGCCAGCGGCTTTATGACAATCCATGGAATAACCAACTTTTTCTGGGCCTTTATGCTCGTAACCACCTTGCTTCTGCTTGCAAAAACAGGGGTCATTTCCTGGCTTGCTCTGCGCAGCCGAAACACTTCACCTTGCGCAGCAAATACGGAACTATTTACTCCGGGCGTATCGCTCCTGCTTGCCGCCTACAACGAGGAAAAGGTTATCGTCGCCACCCTGAAATCGCTACTGAGCACTGACTATGGGGGAGAAATTGAAATCATTGTGGTTGATGATGGATCCACTGACACAACTGCAGCTCTTGTCGATAATCTGGCCCAAAAAGATCCCCGTATTCGCCTGCTCCGCCAGACCAACACCGGAAAAGCGAAGGCCTTGCAGCGAGGTTTGCGTAAAGCCAATCATGCACTGGTTGTCACCCTCGATGCGGATACGCAGTTTGAACCGAGCACCATCGCTCAGCTGATTTCCCCATTGCGCACCCCTGAGGTAGCAGCGGTCAGTGGCCGCGCCCGAGTGGGCAACCCCAGAACTCTTTTTGCACGGTTTCAGGCACTGGAATACAGCTGTGGCTTTAATCTGGAACGAAGAGCCTATCACCAACTCAACTGCATTACCGTAGTCCCCGGGGCTATTTCCGCCCTTCGTCTATCAGCCGTCCACCAAGTTGGTGGCATCAGCAACGATACTCTGGCAGAGGATACAGACCTGACCCTATCCTTGCATCGTGCTGGTTTTCGCATCTGTTACGCGCCCAAGGCAATCGCTTGGACCGAGGCACCAGAAACCCTGACCAGCCTGAGTAAACAACGCTTCCGCTGGTCCTTCGGGACCCTGCAGTGCCTCTGGAAACACCGGGAATTACTCTTTAACAGGAGCTACCCAGCCTTGGGTTGGTTCAGTTTACCTCTCACCTGGTTTTTCAGTCTCTTTCTGGTCTCGGTGGGAACACTCATTGATCTCATTCTCATTGCCTGCCTAATCATTGATCCCACCAACAGCGCACTCTACAACTATTTTCTTCTTTTCCTCCTAACGGATGGACTCCTGGCGGCCCTTGCTCTCTGGATTGAAGACGAACCCTGCAAGGAGCTCTGGCTGGTGCTCCCCATGCGCTTTCTCTACCGCCCAGTTCTTAATTTTGTGGTGCTCAAAGCAATAATCCACGCCTGTAAAGGCGCCTGGGTCGGCTGGGGAAAACTGGAACGCACTGCCACCGTGCAAGGACAACCTGTCAATGGATAA
- a CDS encoding YibE/F family protein has protein sequence MSQVRRELLFSCVIAVLCAFLFSLDIAHIPPAPSGIHAQARVISVDNSRVRTNLIVKTNQQSLRVRLLSGPHNGQETSVVNMLTGKMELDEFYTEGEVILIEYTAPEGNPINAVARGAYRLDLQLYLILLFAGLLFAVAGVTGLKAALSFVFAALVLWKLFFPLLLIGYAPLPTGLGIVTILTAVICFSVGGLTRRGVVTFGGSMLGLLLTCALATLFTHAFRLHGAVRPFAEMLLYSGYYQLNLTDIFIASVFIACSGAVMDLSMDIAATMDELKMQQPDIGLFAHMRSGLRVGRAVTGTMTTTLLLAYSGSHITMFMVFLAKGLAPANLLNAPFVAAEILNILVGSFGVIVVAPCTVVLSALLYRKSLPA, from the coding sequence ATGAGCCAAGTCCGTCGAGAACTTCTTTTTTCTTGTGTTATCGCTGTCCTCTGTGCATTTCTCTTTTCCCTTGATATTGCCCATATCCCCCCGGCTCCCAGTGGCATTCATGCTCAAGCGCGGGTGATCTCCGTGGATAATTCCAGGGTCCGCACAAACCTCATAGTCAAAACCAACCAACAAAGTCTGCGTGTACGCCTCCTCTCGGGACCTCATAACGGGCAAGAAACCTCTGTGGTCAATATGCTGACAGGTAAAATGGAGCTAGATGAATTTTACACTGAAGGTGAAGTTATTCTTATCGAATACACGGCGCCCGAGGGGAACCCCATAAACGCCGTGGCCAGGGGGGCGTACCGGCTCGACCTGCAACTCTACCTCATTTTACTCTTTGCGGGGCTCCTCTTTGCTGTGGCCGGTGTAACCGGGCTGAAGGCCGCTCTCTCCTTTGTTTTTGCTGCCCTGGTCTTGTGGAAACTCTTTTTCCCTCTCCTGCTCATCGGCTATGCACCTCTGCCCACGGGACTTGGCATTGTCACCATTCTCACGGCGGTCATCTGTTTTTCCGTTGGCGGCCTAACCAGGCGGGGTGTTGTTACCTTTGGTGGTTCCATGCTGGGGTTGCTTCTGACCTGCGCCCTGGCGACCCTTTTCACCCACGCTTTTCGTCTTCATGGAGCAGTGCGTCCCTTTGCTGAAATGCTGCTCTACTCCGGTTATTATCAGCTTAACCTCACCGATATTTTTATTGCCAGCGTCTTCATTGCCTGCTCAGGGGCTGTTATGGATCTCTCCATGGATATCGCGGCCACCATGGATGAACTCAAAATGCAACAACCCGATATCGGGCTGTTTGCGCATATGCGCTCTGGCCTGCGGGTGGGACGGGCCGTTACCGGAACCATGACCACAACCCTGCTCCTTGCCTATTCCGGGAGTCATATCACCATGTTTATGGTTTTTCTCGCCAAAGGGCTGGCTCCGGCAAACCTGCTCAACGCGCCCTTTGTTGCAGCCGAGATCCTCAATATCCTTGTGGGGAGCTTTGGTGTTATTGTTGTCGCCCCCTGCACGGTTGTGCTCAGCGCCCTGCTGTATAGAAAGTCACTCCCTGCTTAA